The following are from one region of the Klebsiella aerogenes genome:
- the sufD gene encoding Fe-S cluster assembly protein SufD — translation MAGLPNSSNALQQWHHLFEAQGDQRTPQASQHLQQLLRLGLPTRKQENWKYTPLDALLNGTFVANPAAALSAEQRDALALNLDAWRMVFIDGRFSPALSDDLAASGFDVSVDNQRQHLPEAVQPEVFLHLTESLAQTVTRISVKRNQRPDKPLLLMHITSGLAGDELNTAHYRHHLALESGAQATIIEHYISLDERRHFTGGRLTMTVADNAHLQHIKLAFENAQSYHFAHNDLLLGRDASAFSSSFLLGGAVLRHHTSTSLNGENSNLRINSLAMPVKNEVCDSRTWLDHHVGYCNSRQLHKTIVSDKGRAVFNGLINVAPHALKTDGQMTNNNLLLGRLAEVDTKPQLEIYADDVKCSHGATVGRIDDEQLFYLRSRGIDQQAAQQMILYAFAAELTEAISDEGLRQQVLARIGQRLPGGEA, via the coding sequence ATGGCTGGCTTACCGAACAGCAGTAATGCGCTGCAGCAGTGGCATCATCTGTTTGAAGCGCAGGGCGACCAGCGCACGCCGCAAGCCAGCCAGCACCTGCAACAACTGCTGCGTCTGGGCCTGCCGACGCGCAAACAGGAAAACTGGAAATATACCCCGCTGGACGCGCTGCTTAACGGCACCTTTGTCGCGAATCCGGCGGCGGCGCTCAGCGCTGAGCAGCGCGATGCGTTAGCGCTCAACCTCGATGCCTGGCGTATGGTCTTTATCGACGGGCGCTTTAGCCCGGCGTTAAGCGACGATCTCGCCGCCAGCGGTTTTGACGTCAGCGTAGATAACCAACGCCAGCACCTGCCGGAAGCCGTGCAGCCGGAAGTGTTTCTTCATCTCACGGAAAGTCTGGCGCAGACGGTGACTCGCATCAGCGTGAAGCGCAATCAACGTCCGGACAAACCGCTGCTGCTGATGCATATTACCAGCGGTCTGGCAGGCGATGAGTTGAACACTGCTCATTATCGCCATCACCTGGCGCTGGAGAGCGGGGCGCAAGCGACCATCATTGAGCACTATATTAGCCTTGACGAGCGGCGCCACTTCACCGGCGGACGGCTGACCATGACGGTCGCTGACAACGCGCATTTGCAACACATCAAGCTGGCGTTCGAAAATGCGCAAAGCTACCACTTCGCGCATAACGATCTGCTGCTTGGCCGGGATGCTTCGGCCTTCAGCAGTAGCTTCTTGCTTGGTGGCGCGGTGTTGCGACATCACACCAGCACGAGTCTGAACGGTGAAAACAGCAATCTGCGCATTAACTCACTGGCGATGCCGGTGAAAAATGAAGTCTGCGACAGCCGTACCTGGCTCGATCATCACGTTGGTTACTGCAACAGTCGCCAGTTGCACAAAACCATCGTCAGCGATAAAGGCCGGGCGGTGTTTAATGGCCTGATTAACGTCGCCCCGCATGCGTTGAAAACCGACGGTCAGATGACCAACAACAATCTGCTGTTGGGGCGGCTGGCGGAGGTCGATACCAAGCCGCAGCTGGAGATTTACGCCGATGACGTAAAATGTAGCCACGGCGCCACCGTTGGGCGCATTGACGACGAGCAGCTGTTCTATCTGCGCTCGCGCGGTATCGACCAGCAGGCGGCGCAGCAAATGATTCTGTACGCCTTTGCCGCCGAGCTCACTGAAGCCATCAGCGATGAAGGACTCAGACAGCAGGTGCTGGCGCGTATTGGCCAGCGTTTGCCGGGAGGGGAAGCATGA
- the fumD gene encoding fumarate hydratase FumD, whose amino-acid sequence MGNKAKDDELYQEMCRVVGKVVLEMRDLGQEPKHIVIAGVVRTALANPKIERAALTREAMERVVHALSGH is encoded by the coding sequence ATGGGAAATAAAGCGAAAGACGATGAGCTGTATCAGGAAATGTGCCGCGTAGTGGGTAAGGTCGTATTGGAAATGCGCGATCTTGGCCAGGAGCCGAAACATATCGTGATTGCCGGCGTCGTACGTACCGCGCTGGCAAACCCGAAAATTGAACGCGCCGCACTGACACGCGAAGCGATGGAGAGGGTGGTTCACGCGTTATCAGGACACTGA
- the sufA gene encoding Fe-S cluster assembly scaffold SufA, with protein sequence MELQTGTFNPDDFNWQGLTMTPTAAAHIRDLMQKQPDKQGLRLGIKTSGCAGFGYVLEMIAEPADDDLLYERDGAKLFAPLQAMPFIDGTELDYVREGLNEIFKFHNPKAQHECGCGESFGVQAE encoded by the coding sequence ATGGAACTACAAACAGGAACCTTTAATCCCGACGATTTTAACTGGCAGGGGCTGACAATGACGCCCACTGCGGCGGCTCATATCCGCGATCTGATGCAAAAACAGCCGGACAAACAGGGGCTGCGCCTGGGGATCAAAACCAGCGGCTGCGCCGGTTTTGGCTACGTACTGGAGATGATTGCCGAGCCAGCGGACGATGACCTGCTGTATGAACGCGACGGCGCGAAGCTATTTGCGCCGCTACAGGCGATGCCGTTCATTGACGGCACCGAACTGGATTATGTTCGCGAAGGCTTAAATGAAATATTCAAATTTCATAACCCGAAAGCGCAACACGAATGCGGTTGTGGCGAAAGTTTTGGGGTTCAGGCGGAGTAA
- the menI gene encoding 1,4-dihydroxy-2-naphthoyl-CoA hydrolase codes for MIWKRQASLSQLNAMGEGNMVGLLDIQFVAISDNAVEATMPVDHRTHQPFGLLHGGASVVLAETLGSVAGYLCSEGEQKVVGLEVNANHIRSVRSGRVRGVCTALHVGSRHQVWQIDISDEQGRLCCSSRLTTAVL; via the coding sequence ATGATTTGGAAACGTCAGGCTTCGCTGTCGCAGCTTAACGCGATGGGCGAGGGCAACATGGTTGGCCTGCTGGATATTCAGTTCGTGGCTATCAGCGATAACGCGGTTGAGGCGACGATGCCGGTCGATCACCGGACTCATCAGCCGTTCGGTCTGCTGCATGGCGGCGCATCGGTCGTGCTGGCGGAGACGCTGGGCTCGGTCGCGGGGTACCTGTGTAGCGAGGGTGAACAGAAGGTGGTTGGTCTGGAGGTGAATGCCAACCATATCCGTTCGGTGCGCAGTGGTCGGGTGCGTGGCGTCTGTACCGCGCTGCATGTCGGATCGCGTCATCAGGTGTGGCAAATCGACATCTCTGATGAGCAAGGGCGGCTTTGCTGCTCATCGCGACTGACGACCGCTGTGTTGTAA
- a CDS encoding major outer membrane lipoprotein, producing MNRTKLVLGAVILGSTLLAGCSSNAKIDQLSSDVQTLNAKVDQLSNDVNAMRSDVQAAKDDAARANQRLDNQAHSYRK from the coding sequence ATGAATCGTACTAAACTGGTACTGGGCGCGGTAATCCTGGGTTCTACTCTGCTGGCTGGTTGCTCCAGCAATGCTAAAATCGATCAGCTGTCTTCTGACGTTCAGACTCTGAACGCTAAAGTTGACCAGCTGAGCAACGACGTGAACGCAATGCGTTCTGACGTTCAGGCTGCTAAAGACGACGCAGCTCGCGCTAACCAGCGTCTGGACAACCAGGCTCACTCTTACCGTAAGTAA
- the sufC gene encoding Fe-S cluster assembly ATPase SufC produces the protein MLSIKDLQVAVEDKEILRGLNLEIRPGEVHAIMGPNGSGKSTLSATLAGREDYEVTGGSVEFKGKNLLELAPEDRAGEGIFMAFQYPVEIPGVSNQFFLQTALNAVRGYRGQEALDRFDFQDLMEEKIKLLKMPEDLLTRSVNVGFSGGEKKRNDILQMAVLEPELCILDESDSGLDIDALKIVADGVNALRDGKRAFIIVTHYQRILDYIKPDYVHVLYQGRIVKSGDFTLVKQLEEQGYGWLTEQQ, from the coding sequence ATGTTAAGTATTAAAGATTTGCAAGTCGCCGTTGAAGACAAAGAGATCCTGCGCGGACTGAACCTTGAAATCCGTCCGGGAGAAGTCCATGCGATTATGGGGCCGAACGGCTCAGGGAAAAGCACGCTCTCGGCCACCCTCGCCGGACGGGAAGATTACGAAGTCACCGGCGGCAGCGTTGAATTTAAGGGGAAGAATCTGCTGGAGTTAGCGCCGGAAGATCGCGCTGGCGAAGGCATTTTTATGGCCTTCCAGTACCCGGTGGAAATTCCCGGCGTCAGTAACCAGTTCTTCCTGCAAACCGCGTTGAATGCGGTGCGTGGCTATCGCGGCCAGGAGGCGTTGGATCGTTTCGACTTCCAGGATTTGATGGAAGAGAAGATCAAGCTGCTGAAGATGCCGGAAGATCTGCTGACTCGTTCGGTGAACGTCGGTTTCTCTGGTGGCGAGAAAAAACGCAACGATATTCTGCAGATGGCGGTGCTTGAGCCTGAGCTGTGCATTCTCGATGAATCGGATTCCGGGCTGGATATTGATGCCCTGAAGATTGTTGCGGATGGCGTCAACGCGCTGCGCGATGGCAAACGCGCCTTTATTATCGTCACCCACTATCAGCGCATCCTTGACTACATCAAACCGGATTACGTTCATGTGCTGTATCAGGGGCGGATCGTTAAGTCGGGCGATTTCACTCTGGTCAAACAACTGGAGGAGCAGGGCTATGGCTGGCTTACCGAACAGCAGTAA
- a CDS encoding MBL fold metallo-hydrolase, producing the protein MTITLCKACGTSYEFGEHHPQHCPICEDERQFVPLTGQQWIDLDRLTAAHSNKWQQHNLALFSLRTIPNFAINQRAFLLRTPEGNILWDCIANLDDATKTLVSALGGLKAIAISHPHYYSSMQDWAAEFKAPIYLHESDRQWIMRDSPWITLWDGDSLPLTADVSLLRLGGHFAGGSVLHWAQGDGLLLSGDIVQVAPGGNAVSFMWSYPNMLPLPAAVVSDIIRRLSVVKFSQIYGAFEGREIMEHADQVVRRSGEKYIACLGKAR; encoded by the coding sequence ATGACAATTACGCTTTGTAAGGCCTGTGGCACGTCCTATGAATTTGGCGAACATCACCCGCAACATTGTCCGATATGTGAAGATGAACGTCAGTTTGTACCGCTAACCGGGCAGCAGTGGATTGATTTAGACCGTCTCACCGCAGCGCATAGTAATAAGTGGCAGCAGCATAACCTTGCGTTATTCAGCCTCCGCACCATCCCCAACTTCGCGATTAATCAGCGCGCTTTTCTTCTGCGTACACCGGAGGGCAATATCCTGTGGGACTGTATTGCCAATCTCGATGACGCGACAAAAACGCTGGTCTCCGCGCTGGGCGGACTTAAGGCCATCGCCATTTCGCATCCGCATTACTACAGCAGCATGCAGGATTGGGCGGCTGAATTTAAAGCGCCTATTTACCTGCATGAAAGCGATCGTCAGTGGATCATGCGTGATAGTCCGTGGATTACGCTGTGGGATGGCGACAGTTTACCTCTGACGGCCGATGTTAGTCTGCTCCGCCTCGGCGGACACTTCGCGGGCGGCAGCGTGCTGCACTGGGCGCAGGGCGATGGGCTGCTATTGTCTGGCGATATTGTTCAGGTCGCTCCCGGCGGTAATGCCGTTTCCTTTATGTGGAGTTACCCAAATATGCTGCCGCTTCCTGCCGCCGTGGTCAGCGATATTATCCGCCGTCTGAGCGTGGTGAAATTTAGTCAAATCTATGGCGCGTTTGAGGGGCGGGAAATTATGGAACATGCCGACCAGGTCGTACGTCGTTCAGGGGAAAAGTATATTGCTTGTTTGGGAAAGGCGCGGTGA
- a CDS encoding GlsB/YeaQ/YmgE family stress response membrane protein → MGIISWIIFGLIAGILAKWIMPGKDGGGFIITVILGIIGAVVGGWISTLFGFGKVDGFNFGSFVVAVIGALVVLFIYRKVKS, encoded by the coding sequence ATGGGTATCATTTCCTGGATCATTTTTGGTCTGATCGCTGGTATTTTGGCCAAGTGGATTATGCCGGGTAAAGACGGCGGTGGATTTATCATCACCGTGATCCTCGGTATTATCGGTGCGGTAGTCGGTGGCTGGATCAGTACGTTATTCGGCTTTGGCAAGGTCGACGGCTTTAACTTCGGCAGCTTTGTCGTCGCGGTCATTGGCGCGCTGGTGGTGCTCTTTATCTATCGTAAAGTGAAAAGCTAA
- the sufS gene encoding cysteine desulfurase SufS yields the protein MTFSVERVRADFPVLSREVNGQPLVYLDSAASAQKPEAVINAEAEFYRHGYAAVHRGIHTLSAEATARMEQVRQQAAAFLNARSPEEMVFVRGTTEGINLVANSWGSANVRAGDNIIVSEMEHHANIVPWQMLCARVGAELRVIPLNHDGTLQLDVIPGLFDHRTRLLAITQVSNVLGTENPLSALIPLAHQHGAKVLVDGAQAVMHHPVDVQALDCDFYVFSAHKLYGPTGIGVLYAKEALLQEMPPWEGGGSMIATVSLTEGTTWAKAPWRFEAGTPNTGGIIGLGAALDYVSQLGLTHISEYEQTLMHYALQALKQVPDLTLYGPEQRRGVIAFNLGKHHAYDVGSFLDNYGIAVRTGHHCAMPLMAFFQVPAMCRASLAMYNTTEEVDRLVAGLQRIHKLLG from the coding sequence ATGACATTTTCAGTGGAACGGGTTCGCGCCGATTTCCCGGTGCTGAGCCGTGAAGTCAACGGTCAGCCGCTGGTCTATCTTGATAGCGCCGCCAGTGCGCAGAAACCGGAAGCGGTGATTAACGCCGAAGCCGAGTTCTATCGCCACGGTTATGCCGCTGTCCATCGCGGTATTCATACGCTTAGCGCCGAAGCGACGGCGCGGATGGAGCAGGTACGCCAGCAGGCGGCCGCCTTCCTTAACGCGCGTTCGCCGGAAGAGATGGTATTCGTGCGCGGCACCACCGAGGGGATCAACCTGGTGGCCAACAGTTGGGGCAGCGCCAATGTACGCGCTGGCGATAATATTATCGTCAGCGAAATGGAGCATCACGCCAATATCGTACCGTGGCAGATGCTGTGCGCCCGCGTTGGCGCTGAGCTGCGGGTGATCCCGCTTAACCATGACGGTACGCTGCAACTGGATGTGATCCCCGGTCTGTTTGACCATCGTACCCGGCTGCTGGCGATAACCCAGGTGTCGAATGTGCTGGGGACGGAGAACCCGCTTTCCGCGCTGATCCCGCTGGCCCATCAACACGGTGCGAAGGTGCTGGTGGATGGCGCGCAGGCGGTGATGCACCACCCGGTGGATGTGCAGGCGCTGGATTGCGATTTTTACGTTTTCTCCGCGCATAAACTGTATGGGCCGACCGGCATCGGCGTGCTGTACGCCAAAGAAGCGTTATTGCAGGAGATGCCGCCATGGGAAGGTGGTGGGTCGATGATCGCCACCGTCAGCCTGACGGAAGGCACCACCTGGGCGAAGGCGCCATGGCGTTTTGAAGCCGGCACGCCGAATACCGGTGGGATTATCGGCCTTGGCGCGGCGCTGGACTATGTCAGCCAGCTTGGGCTTACGCACATCAGCGAATATGAACAGACGCTGATGCACTATGCCCTGCAGGCGCTGAAGCAGGTTCCGGATCTGACGCTCTATGGGCCGGAACAGCGGCGGGGGGTTATCGCGTTTAATCTCGGCAAGCACCACGCCTACGATGTCGGCAGTTTCCTCGATAACTACGGCATTGCGGTGCGTACCGGTCACCACTGCGCGATGCCGCTGATGGCGTTCTTTCAGGTACCGGCGATGTGCCGGGCGTCGTTGGCGATGTACAATACGACGGAAGAAGTGGACCGGCTGGTGGCGGGGCTGCAGCGGATCCACAAATTACTAGGTTAA
- the pykF gene encoding pyruvate kinase PykF: MKKTKIVCTIGPKTESEEMLTKMLDAGMNVMRLNFSHGDYAEHGQRIQNLRNVMSKTGKKAAILLDTKGPEIRTIKLEGGNDVSLKAGQTFTFTTDKSVVGNNDIVAVTYEGFTTDLSVGNTVLVDDGLIGMEVTAIEGNKVICKVLNNGDLGENKGVNLPGVSIALPALADKDKQDLIFGCEQGVDFVAASFIRKRSDVVEIREHLKAHGGENIQIISKIENQEGLNNFDEILEASDGIMVARGDMGVEIPVEEVIFAQKMIIEKCIRARKVVITATQMLDSMIKNPRPTRAEAGDVANAILDGTDAVMLSGESAKGKYPLEAVTIMATICERTDRVMTSRLDFNNDNRKLRITEAVCRGAVETAEKLEAPLIVVATQGGKSARAVRKYFPDATILALTTNETTARQLVLSKGVVPQLVKEIASTDDFYHLGKELALQSGLARKGDVVVMVSGALVPSGTTNTASVHVL, translated from the coding sequence ATGAAAAAGACCAAAATTGTTTGCACCATCGGTCCGAAAACCGAATCCGAAGAGATGTTGACCAAAATGCTGGACGCAGGTATGAACGTCATGCGTCTGAACTTCTCTCACGGCGATTATGCGGAACACGGTCAGCGCATCCAGAACCTGCGCAATGTGATGAGCAAAACCGGTAAGAAAGCCGCAATCCTGCTGGATACCAAAGGGCCGGAAATCCGCACTATCAAGCTCGAAGGCGGCAACGACGTTTCCCTGAAAGCGGGCCAGACCTTTACCTTCACCACTGACAAATCCGTCGTCGGCAACAATGACATCGTTGCGGTGACCTACGAAGGCTTCACCACTGACCTTAGCGTCGGCAACACCGTACTGGTCGACGATGGTCTGATCGGTATGGAAGTCACCGCTATCGAAGGCAACAAGGTTATCTGTAAAGTGCTGAACAACGGCGACCTCGGCGAAAACAAAGGCGTTAACCTGCCGGGCGTTTCCATCGCGCTGCCAGCGCTGGCTGACAAAGACAAGCAAGACCTGATCTTCGGTTGCGAGCAAGGCGTTGACTTCGTTGCTGCGTCCTTTATCCGTAAACGTTCTGACGTTGTTGAAATCCGCGAGCACCTGAAGGCGCACGGCGGCGAAAACATCCAGATCATCTCCAAAATCGAAAACCAGGAAGGCCTGAACAACTTCGACGAAATCCTTGAAGCCTCTGACGGCATCATGGTTGCGCGCGGCGATATGGGCGTTGAAATCCCGGTTGAAGAAGTTATTTTCGCGCAGAAAATGATCATCGAAAAATGTATCCGCGCACGTAAAGTCGTTATCACGGCGACCCAGATGCTGGATTCCATGATCAAGAACCCGCGTCCGACCCGCGCAGAAGCCGGCGACGTGGCGAACGCCATCCTCGACGGTACCGATGCCGTGATGTTGTCCGGCGAATCCGCTAAAGGTAAATACCCGCTGGAAGCGGTCACCATCATGGCGACCATTTGCGAACGTACCGACCGCGTGATGACCAGCCGTCTGGACTTCAACAACGACAATCGCAAACTGCGCATCACTGAAGCAGTCTGCCGCGGCGCCGTTGAAACCGCTGAAAAACTGGAAGCGCCGCTGATCGTCGTTGCCACTCAGGGCGGTAAATCCGCTCGCGCCGTACGTAAATACTTCCCGGATGCCACTATCCTGGCGCTGACCACCAACGAAACCACCGCGCGCCAGTTAGTGCTGAGCAAAGGCGTTGTACCGCAGTTGGTGAAAGAGATCGCCTCTACCGACGATTTCTACCACCTGGGTAAAGAACTGGCCCTGCAGAGCGGCCTGGCGCGTAAAGGCGACGTAGTGGTGATGGTTTCCGGCGCGCTGGTTCCAAGCGGCACCACCAACACGGCCTCCGTGCACGTGCTGTAA
- the sufE gene encoding cysteine desulfuration protein SufE, translating into MAALPDKDKLLRNFTRCANWEEKYLYIIELGQRLAPLSPEEHIAQHIIQGCQSQVWIVMEQEASGVIVLRGDSDAAIVKGLIAVVFILYDRMTAQDITEFDVRPWFEKMALTQHLTPSRSQGLEAMIRAIRAKAANLS; encoded by the coding sequence ATGGCGGCATTACCGGACAAAGACAAACTGTTGCGCAACTTCACCCGTTGCGCCAACTGGGAAGAGAAATACCTTTATATTATCGAGCTTGGCCAGCGGCTGGCGCCGCTCAGCCCGGAAGAGCACATCGCACAGCATATTATTCAGGGCTGCCAAAGCCAGGTGTGGATTGTGATGGAGCAGGAGGCATCCGGCGTTATCGTCCTGCGCGGCGATAGCGACGCGGCGATCGTCAAAGGGCTGATTGCGGTGGTGTTCATTCTTTATGACCGAATGACCGCGCAGGACATTACCGAGTTCGACGTGCGCCCGTGGTTTGAAAAAATGGCGTTAACCCAGCATCTTACTCCCTCCCGTTCGCAAGGACTCGAAGCGATGATTCGTGCAATTCGCGCGAAAGCCGCAAATCTTAGCTAA
- a CDS encoding L,D-transpeptidase family protein — MKRASLITMTLLAALSAQHGAWAVDYPLPPANSRLIGQNQYWTVQEGDRNLQAIARHFDTAAMLILEANDTIAPVQPKPGTRVLIPSQMLLPDVPREGIVVNLAELRLYYFPPGQNQVQVYPLGIGQLGLETPEMTTRVGQKIPNPTWTPTAGIRARSLEKGIKLPPVIPAGPNNPLGRYALRLAYGNGEYLIHGTNAPDSVGLRVSSGCMRMNADDIKALFSQVRAGTPVRIINQPVKFAIEPDGKRYVEVHRPLSQTEGENTRTLSYTLPAAFHAFSDDKAVDDLQLKKAMSRRAGYPVVVSEGAGSATTELSAQNSQPNTNQLTQ; from the coding sequence ATGAAGCGCGCGTCTCTCATTACGATGACCCTTCTCGCAGCCCTCAGCGCGCAGCACGGCGCCTGGGCTGTCGATTATCCGCTACCCCCTGCCAACAGCCGTTTGATTGGCCAAAACCAATACTGGACGGTACAGGAAGGGGATCGCAACCTGCAGGCTATCGCCCGGCATTTCGACACGGCGGCGATGCTTATCCTTGAGGCCAACGATACGATTGCGCCGGTACAGCCGAAGCCGGGCACCCGGGTGTTAATTCCCTCGCAGATGCTGTTGCCGGATGTGCCGCGCGAAGGCATCGTGGTGAACCTGGCTGAACTACGGCTGTACTATTTCCCGCCGGGGCAAAACCAGGTGCAGGTCTATCCGCTCGGCATTGGACAGTTAGGGCTGGAGACACCGGAAATGACGACTCGCGTCGGGCAAAAAATTCCTAACCCGACCTGGACGCCGACTGCGGGGATCCGCGCGCGTTCGCTGGAGAAGGGCATTAAGTTGCCGCCGGTGATCCCTGCCGGGCCGAATAACCCGCTGGGGCGTTATGCGCTGCGTTTGGCCTATGGCAACGGCGAATACCTGATCCATGGCACCAACGCTCCTGATAGCGTCGGCCTGCGGGTGAGTTCCGGCTGTATGCGGATGAACGCCGATGACATCAAAGCGTTGTTCAGCCAGGTGCGCGCCGGCACGCCGGTACGGATTATCAATCAGCCGGTGAAGTTCGCCATTGAACCCGATGGTAAACGCTATGTAGAGGTCCACAGGCCGCTTTCACAGACAGAAGGTGAAAACACCAGGACACTTTCCTACACGCTTCCTGCGGCGTTTCACGCCTTTTCCGACGATAAAGCGGTTGATGACCTGCAACTGAAAAAAGCGATGTCGAGAAGGGCGGGTTATCCGGTGGTGGTTTCCGAGGGGGCGGGCAGCGCGACAACGGAGTTATCGGCGCAGAACAGTCAGCCGAACACTAACCAACTGACACAGTAG
- the sufB gene encoding Fe-S cluster assembly protein SufB: protein MSRNTEATDDVKSWTGGPLNYKEGFFTQLQTDELAKGINEEVVRAISARRNEPEWMLEFRLNAFKAWQEMEEPHWLKAHYDKLNYQDYSYYSAPSCGNCDDTCASEPGALQQTGANTFLTNEVEEAFNQLGVPVREGKEVAVDAIFDSVSVATTYREKLAEQGIIFCSFGEAIHDHPELVKKYLGTVVPGNDNFFAALNAAVASDGTFIYVPKDVRCPMELSTYFRINAEKTGQFERTILVADEGSYVSYIEGCSAPVRDSYQLHAAVVEVIIHKDAEVKYSTVQNWFPGDHNTGGILNFVTKRALCEGENSKMSWTQSETGSAITWKYPSCILRGDNSIGEFFSVALTSGHQQADTGTKMIHIGKNTRSTIISKGISAGQSQNSYRGLVKIMPTATNARNYTQCDSMLIGPDCGAHTFPYVECRNNSAQLEHEATTSRIGEDQLFYCLQRGISEDDAISMIVNGFCKDVFSELPLEFAVEAQKLLAISLEHSVG from the coding sequence ATGTCTCGTAATACTGAAGCAACTGACGATGTCAAAAGCTGGACCGGCGGCCCGCTCAACTATAAAGAAGGCTTTTTCACCCAGCTACAAACCGATGAGCTGGCAAAAGGTATTAATGAAGAGGTGGTCCGCGCGATTTCCGCTCGTCGTAATGAACCGGAGTGGATGCTGGAGTTTCGTCTCAATGCCTTTAAGGCCTGGCAGGAGATGGAAGAACCGCATTGGCTGAAAGCGCATTACGATAAGCTCAACTATCAGGATTACAGCTACTACTCGGCGCCATCCTGCGGCAACTGCGATGACACCTGCGCCTCGGAACCCGGCGCGCTGCAGCAAACCGGAGCGAATACCTTCCTGACTAACGAAGTGGAGGAAGCGTTTAACCAGCTCGGCGTGCCGGTACGCGAAGGCAAAGAAGTGGCGGTGGACGCTATTTTCGACTCGGTATCGGTGGCCACGACCTATCGCGAAAAACTGGCGGAACAGGGGATCATTTTCTGCTCCTTCGGTGAAGCGATTCACGACCACCCGGAGCTGGTGAAAAAATACCTCGGTACTGTCGTGCCGGGTAACGACAATTTCTTCGCCGCGCTGAACGCCGCAGTCGCTTCTGACGGCACCTTTATCTATGTGCCGAAAGACGTACGTTGTCCGATGGAGCTCTCGACCTATTTCCGTATCAATGCCGAGAAGACCGGGCAATTTGAACGCACTATTCTGGTGGCCGATGAAGGCAGCTACGTCAGCTATATCGAAGGCTGCTCGGCGCCGGTGCGCGACAGCTACCAGCTGCATGCGGCGGTAGTCGAAGTTATCATTCATAAAGATGCCGAAGTGAAGTATTCCACCGTGCAGAACTGGTTCCCTGGCGACCATAACACCGGCGGTATCCTTAACTTTGTCACCAAACGCGCGCTGTGCGAGGGTGAAAACAGCAAAATGTCATGGACCCAGTCGGAAACCGGCTCGGCCATCACCTGGAAATACCCCAGCTGTATTCTGCGCGGTGATAACTCGATTGGCGAATTCTTCTCGGTGGCGCTGACCAGCGGTCATCAGCAGGCGGATACCGGCACTAAAATGATTCATATCGGCAAAAACACCCGTTCGACCATTATCTCGAAGGGGATTTCCGCCGGACAGAGCCAGAACAGCTACCGTGGTCTGGTCAAAATCATGCCGACCGCCACCAACGCCCGTAACTACACGCAATGCGACTCGATGCTGATCGGTCCGGACTGCGGGGCGCATACCTTCCCGTATGTTGAATGCCGCAACAATAGCGCCCAGCTGGAACACGAAGCTACCACCTCGCGAATTGGTGAAGATCAGCTGTTCTACTGCCTGCAGCGCGGGATTAGCGAAGATGACGCGATCTCCATGATTGTTAATGGATTCTGTAAAGATGTGTTCTCAGAACTGCCGCTGGAATTCGCCGTCGAAGCGCAAAAACTGCTGGCTATTAGCCTTGAACATAGCGTCGGCTGA
- a CDS encoding YegP family protein codes for MGYYVLKKSEKSVSQPWYFLLKADNHETIATSEMYSSKDAAKKGIASVQKNGPSDIIKDETQ; via the coding sequence ATGGGGTATTACGTACTGAAAAAGTCTGAAAAGAGCGTATCTCAGCCGTGGTATTTTCTGCTGAAAGCAGATAACCACGAGACTATCGCCACCAGCGAAATGTACTCGTCGAAAGATGCCGCCAAAAAAGGTATTGCCTCGGTGCAGAAGAACGGCCCGAGCGATATCATTAAGGATGAGACACAATAA